The Streptomyces sp. P9-A4 genome contains a region encoding:
- a CDS encoding phytanoyl-CoA dioxygenase family protein, with translation MTTTELDLPQADSAVRAIGERGYLLVENLLPEPAIDRMRESLERLLHAEKQRNLHPSGHQRVLHLPAKDPVFLDALVHPFVLAVWRRYLGEDLICSTFSANTLWPGAVEQYWHADHPYWTLTPPWPAIPLAGQCIWFLDDFTVENGATAGIPGSHRANRLPDMGESWCDEGEILAGPRGSVILADGAWWHTSRPNRSTELRSALLITYTHTFCVPQEDMRSQLAALTDPSDLVVELLGGKQYQSRRDFPY, from the coding sequence ATGACGACGACAGAACTCGACCTGCCGCAGGCCGACTCGGCGGTCCGCGCCATCGGCGAGCGCGGTTACCTGCTGGTGGAGAACCTGCTGCCCGAACCGGCCATCGACCGGATGCGGGAGTCCCTCGAACGGCTGCTGCACGCGGAGAAGCAGCGCAATCTGCACCCCAGCGGACACCAGCGGGTCCTGCATCTGCCGGCGAAGGATCCCGTGTTCCTCGACGCCCTGGTCCACCCCTTCGTCCTCGCCGTGTGGCGGCGCTATCTCGGCGAGGACCTGATCTGCTCGACGTTCAGCGCGAACACGCTCTGGCCCGGCGCCGTCGAGCAGTACTGGCACGCCGACCACCCCTACTGGACGCTGACCCCGCCGTGGCCCGCCATCCCGCTCGCCGGGCAATGCATCTGGTTCCTTGACGACTTCACCGTGGAGAACGGCGCCACCGCCGGCATTCCCGGTTCGCACCGGGCGAACCGGCTGCCGGACATGGGGGAGTCGTGGTGCGACGAGGGCGAGATCCTCGCCGGTCCCCGCGGGAGCGTGATCCTCGCCGACGGCGCCTGGTGGCACACGTCCCGCCCCAACCGCTCCACGGAGCTGAGGTCCGCCCTGCTCATCACCTACACGCACACCTTCTGCGTGCCCCAGGAGGACATGCGCTCACAACTGGCCGCTCTCACCGACCCGTCCGACCTCGTGGTCGAGCTGCTCGGGGGCAAGCAGTACCAGTCCCGCCGCGACTTCCCGTAC